The Leucobacter viscericola genome includes a window with the following:
- a CDS encoding HtaA domain-containing protein: MTSTLLATVLVIGGSLVTGAAAFAEGPEDSAVAQQEAAEVSADESAPKADTETTPEPQERPAEVPAPESPESAEQAAPAVTEQTNSEVVGSVATEAETPASVETPRVPEAATKRVSTQQVPNLSPCVAGANPTGATPVTAATLDWGVKQSYRNYLTGPIAHGSIENLGSTTGQFSWNGGTGNLLSTGSAGAFGFGVGNGVHFVGHLMDGGYALDQTFTNPCVEIVSDSKANLYLDVNSRKFESMTSLSQEWFEQDGVLFATIDLDSAPIISGGTTTWQNAPATLTDAGSIAFGGFYPVGDSLDPVTFSVPFEIEPPAPTTVHLQSSTVKAVEKSEVVLTATTQPADLAGTVTFSSGEQSLGPAVQVQDGKAVLNTKSLPVGLNKVRAHFSPENSIGYVSSRSNTVEVTVSEIPTPVAPDGMLEWGVKSSFRSYVNGPIAHGKITVQKPATQNAAKTTYKFPQATGGTWNGSTGTVQYAGNVNFYGHEGAMNVDLANPVISVKSSTAAELSVKFKKKNIVLATIDLKSAKRTALQGGAVNFAGAKATLSKAGAEDYFAYEGPEGIGGFYEAGDALDAMTFTIGKPTETNIVNPDPKDPTNTNKPMEKPAGPVATGTGQAAGSLRWGVSSAFANYVTGPIAKGDISTSGVGNSEGAYLFPQADGGNWNATSQTGTVQYSGVITFTGHKGLLKESVSNPMIEVTSATSGVIYSGGARWGTLDLAAASKSVGANGEVTWSGVPVAGGFSGGASGGSQYTLGADPLTFTVGSASGVSYGSTQKGESTKKRRIAADIAPATTGITVLTEASKLKPGGRIELEAQGFEADDEGVLVVLYKAKGSKPILLDEGAKADKSGNVAWSGTLPKDTTGEYTITLQGSVNAGAMIDILDAKQAKKKAAASATQVDEAAVQASGFVGGAQNNGMSTWEWWASAGGLVVIAACMTLLAIRQRRLS; this comes from the coding sequence ATGACTTCGACCTTGCTTGCGACCGTCTTGGTAATCGGTGGATCATTGGTGACTGGAGCGGCGGCCTTTGCGGAAGGCCCAGAAGACTCTGCGGTCGCGCAGCAAGAGGCGGCCGAGGTTTCGGCTGATGAGTCAGCACCCAAGGCCGACACGGAGACGACTCCCGAACCTCAAGAACGGCCGGCTGAGGTACCCGCTCCCGAGTCGCCGGAGAGTGCCGAGCAAGCGGCGCCGGCTGTAACAGAGCAGACAAACAGTGAGGTTGTTGGCTCGGTAGCGACCGAGGCAGAGACTCCTGCTTCGGTAGAAACTCCGCGTGTCCCGGAGGCAGCGACGAAGCGAGTGTCAACACAGCAGGTGCCAAACCTCTCACCTTGTGTAGCAGGAGCCAACCCCACCGGGGCGACGCCGGTTACGGCAGCGACTCTCGACTGGGGTGTGAAACAGTCCTACCGCAACTATCTCACTGGGCCGATTGCTCACGGCAGTATCGAGAACCTTGGTTCCACGACGGGTCAGTTCAGCTGGAATGGTGGAACGGGTAACCTGCTTTCGACCGGATCCGCTGGGGCCTTCGGGTTCGGTGTGGGCAATGGGGTCCACTTCGTGGGGCATCTGATGGACGGTGGTTACGCCCTCGACCAGACCTTCACCAATCCGTGTGTGGAAATTGTTTCGGATTCGAAGGCAAATCTCTATCTTGACGTTAATAGCCGCAAGTTTGAGAGCATGACGTCACTGAGCCAAGAATGGTTCGAGCAGGATGGCGTGCTCTTTGCGACGATCGATCTCGACAGCGCGCCCATCATTAGTGGTGGAACAACCACGTGGCAAAATGCGCCAGCAACGCTCACCGACGCTGGGTCAATCGCCTTTGGCGGCTTTTACCCGGTCGGGGATTCCCTCGATCCAGTCACGTTCTCAGTTCCCTTTGAAATTGAGCCACCCGCTCCGACTACGGTTCACCTGCAAAGCTCGACGGTGAAGGCGGTTGAAAAGTCCGAGGTGGTTCTGACGGCGACAACCCAGCCCGCTGATCTAGCTGGAACGGTAACGTTCAGCAGTGGCGAACAATCGCTGGGCCCTGCCGTGCAAGTCCAGGATGGCAAAGCCGTACTCAATACCAAATCGCTTCCGGTCGGATTGAATAAGGTCCGTGCGCACTTTTCTCCGGAGAACAGTATCGGCTACGTCTCTTCGCGCTCAAACACGGTCGAGGTGACCGTCTCCGAGATCCCGACCCCTGTTGCCCCAGACGGAATGCTCGAGTGGGGCGTCAAATCAAGCTTCAGAAGCTACGTGAATGGCCCAATCGCCCACGGCAAGATCACGGTCCAGAAGCCAGCCACGCAGAACGCCGCGAAGACAACGTACAAGTTTCCTCAGGCAACCGGCGGCACCTGGAACGGCAGCACAGGAACCGTGCAGTACGCCGGAAACGTGAACTTCTACGGGCACGAGGGCGCGATGAACGTTGATCTCGCGAACCCTGTCATCTCTGTGAAGAGCAGCACGGCAGCTGAGCTGAGCGTGAAGTTTAAGAAGAAGAACATCGTTCTCGCGACCATCGACCTTAAGTCAGCAAAACGAACTGCACTGCAGGGTGGTGCGGTCAATTTTGCCGGAGCCAAGGCCACGCTCTCGAAAGCCGGGGCCGAAGACTACTTTGCGTACGAGGGGCCAGAGGGAATCGGGGGATTCTACGAGGCTGGAGACGCCCTAGACGCCATGACGTTCACGATCGGTAAACCGACCGAGACCAATATCGTCAACCCTGATCCCAAAGACCCTACGAACACGAACAAGCCGATGGAAAAGCCAGCTGGCCCAGTCGCCACTGGTACCGGGCAGGCCGCCGGATCCCTGCGTTGGGGCGTCTCTTCGGCGTTCGCGAATTACGTCACCGGACCCATCGCCAAGGGTGACATATCTACGAGCGGTGTCGGTAACAGTGAGGGAGCTTACCTCTTCCCTCAAGCGGACGGCGGCAACTGGAACGCCACCTCCCAAACGGGCACTGTGCAGTACTCCGGTGTTATCACGTTCACTGGACACAAGGGCCTGCTGAAAGAAAGCGTCAGTAACCCAATGATTGAGGTCACCAGCGCGACCTCCGGCGTGATCTACTCCGGTGGCGCCCGCTGGGGCACCTTGGATCTCGCAGCAGCCTCGAAGAGCGTTGGCGCAAACGGCGAGGTGACCTGGAGCGGTGTGCCGGTGGCCGGAGGATTCAGTGGAGGCGCCTCTGGCGGAAGTCAGTACACGCTTGGTGCGGACCCACTTACGTTTACCGTCGGATCCGCCAGTGGCGTGAGCTACGGATCCACCCAGAAGGGCGAGAGCACCAAAAAGAGGCGCATCGCCGCCGACATCGCCCCGGCGACAACGGGGATCACGGTGCTCACCGAAGCATCGAAGCTGAAGCCCGGTGGTCGCATCGAGCTTGAGGCTCAGGGATTTGAAGCTGACGACGAGGGCGTGCTCGTCGTGCTGTACAAGGCCAAAGGATCCAAGCCGATCCTGCTCGACGAAGGGGCCAAAGCCGACAAGAGCGGCAACGTCGCCTGGTCAGGCACACTGCCCAAGGACACAACTGGCGAGTACACGATCACCCTGCAGGGCAGCGTGAACGCCGGTGCGATGATCGACATCCTCGACGCGAAGCAGGCGAAGAAGAAAGCCGCAGCGTCTGCGACACAGGTGGATGAGGCAGCTGTGCAGGCTTCGGGGTTCGTGGGTGGTGCCCAGAACAACGGTATGTCGACGTGGGAGTGGTGGGCGAGTGCCGGCGGCCTCGTAGTCATCGCTGCTTGCATGACGCTGCTCGCCATTCGGCAACGTCGACTCTCCTAA
- a CDS encoding HtaA domain-containing protein, whose product MVETQKKPRGRVTSLLATVTAALVVASGLGFAPAVANAADPAVQTASLSWGVKSSFASYIKSPIAHGTITNLGATTGQFDWANGTGTATGDGSSFDVSFGAGNGMHFLGHEIDGVSALDMQFTNPRVKLTSATTADLYLDVKSRKFEGMSSASDEFFEQDGVRFATVTLPAPTVNGSALTWTNAATELTTEGFDAFGGFYPAGTALDPLTLTVGNWAPALGVFLADGTTPVGNSVVHAGDKLIVKGTGFDPTANVGGRGVPIPDTLPQGSYVVFGNFGSSWKPSSGAASATRKVGAQGWALTSATVDAVPAQYQATIRNQWVELAGDGNFAWEVTLKNPAELAAGGAYGIYTYGAGGVNNASQELGVALNYDPSQRTTTTLAVAPANSATIGTSTKLTATVAAGEGTPAGTVAFFNGTTQVGQTQPLNAGSASVTVSNLPAGSAKLQAKFTPADATAFAASESAVSPFQVNKIASSVALEVMVALPSGNGSGEGFQSVGATVKIASGAKPAGTVTLFSGKQQIGTPQKVNEDGFASLPSDLLKPGTHSLTAKFTPSDSSKIAESTSKALSFVVDSPTAKIVFSDVKKSDKFYKEISWMASSGLSTGTKQANGTYLYKPADAVSREAMAAFLYREAKANYKGPKVSPFADVKPGDKFYNEIAWMYKEGISTGTRQATGKPLFKAKDGISREAMAAFMYRIDTKAKPKTPTVSPFSDVKPSDKFYKEIAWMYSSGLSTGTKQASGKPRYEAKANVSRSAMAAFLYRKAH is encoded by the coding sequence ATGGTGGAGACTCAGAAAAAGCCACGAGGGAGGGTGACCTCGCTGCTCGCGACTGTCACCGCCGCCCTTGTTGTCGCAAGCGGGCTTGGGTTCGCTCCGGCTGTCGCGAACGCCGCGGACCCGGCAGTGCAGACTGCTTCGCTGAGCTGGGGCGTGAAGTCGTCCTTTGCTAGCTACATCAAGAGCCCGATTGCTCACGGCACCATCACTAACCTGGGAGCAACCACCGGGCAGTTCGACTGGGCCAACGGCACCGGCACTGCTACTGGCGACGGCAGTTCGTTCGACGTCAGCTTCGGTGCGGGTAACGGGATGCACTTCCTCGGGCACGAGATCGACGGTGTCAGCGCACTCGACATGCAGTTCACTAACCCCCGAGTCAAGCTCACTTCAGCGACAACCGCCGACCTTTACCTTGACGTGAAGAGCCGCAAGTTTGAGGGGATGTCGTCAGCCAGCGATGAGTTTTTCGAGCAGGACGGCGTTCGCTTCGCAACGGTGACGCTGCCCGCCCCGACCGTAAACGGAAGCGCTCTTACCTGGACGAATGCGGCGACGGAGCTGACGACCGAGGGTTTCGATGCATTCGGCGGTTTCTACCCAGCGGGAACTGCGCTTGATCCGCTTACGCTTACGGTGGGTAACTGGGCCCCGGCTCTTGGAGTCTTCCTTGCGGACGGCACCACCCCCGTGGGCAACTCGGTTGTTCATGCGGGCGACAAACTCATCGTCAAGGGAACCGGTTTTGATCCCACGGCCAACGTCGGCGGGCGAGGCGTGCCGATCCCGGACACTCTGCCGCAGGGTAGCTACGTCGTTTTCGGCAACTTCGGCTCAAGTTGGAAGCCCTCAAGCGGTGCAGCGAGCGCCACTCGCAAGGTTGGCGCTCAGGGCTGGGCGCTGACCTCGGCCACTGTTGATGCTGTGCCCGCGCAGTACCAGGCCACCATCCGTAATCAGTGGGTGGAGCTTGCTGGTGACGGAAACTTCGCGTGGGAAGTCACGCTTAAGAACCCCGCCGAATTGGCAGCCGGAGGCGCCTATGGCATCTACACTTACGGCGCCGGTGGTGTGAATAACGCGAGCCAGGAGCTCGGGGTTGCACTGAATTACGATCCGAGTCAGCGAACCACAACCACCCTCGCCGTGGCTCCGGCTAACTCCGCCACGATCGGTACCTCAACCAAGCTGACTGCAACAGTTGCGGCTGGCGAGGGCACACCCGCCGGTACGGTTGCATTCTTTAACGGAACGACCCAGGTGGGGCAAACCCAGCCCCTGAACGCTGGTTCGGCCTCGGTTACGGTGTCGAACCTTCCCGCTGGATCTGCCAAGCTTCAGGCAAAGTTCACCCCTGCTGATGCGACGGCATTTGCGGCTTCGGAGTCGGCAGTGAGCCCTTTCCAAGTCAATAAGATCGCCAGTAGTGTCGCTCTTGAGGTCATGGTGGCGCTGCCCTCCGGGAACGGCAGCGGTGAGGGTTTTCAATCTGTGGGTGCGACTGTCAAAATTGCCTCTGGCGCAAAGCCTGCCGGAACTGTGACGCTCTTCTCGGGCAAGCAGCAAATCGGCACCCCGCAGAAGGTTAACGAAGATGGATTCGCGTCCCTTCCTAGCGACTTGCTTAAGCCAGGCACGCACTCTCTCACAGCAAAGTTCACGCCCTCAGATTCTTCAAAAATCGCGGAATCTACCTCCAAAGCACTGTCGTTTGTGGTTGATTCACCAACGGCAAAGATCGTGTTCTCTGACGTGAAGAAGAGCGACAAGTTCTACAAGGAGATTTCGTGGATGGCCTCCTCGGGGCTGTCGACCGGAACCAAGCAGGCCAACGGTACCTACCTCTACAAGCCTGCAGATGCCGTATCTCGTGAGGCAATGGCCGCGTTCCTTTACCGTGAAGCGAAGGCAAACTACAAGGGGCCGAAGGTCTCGCCGTTTGCTGACGTGAAGCCTGGCGACAAGTTCTACAACGAGATTGCCTGGATGTACAAGGAAGGTATCTCTACCGGTACCAGGCAGGCGACCGGTAAGCCGCTGTTCAAAGCAAAGGACGGCATCTCTCGCGAAGCAATGGCAGCGTTCATGTACCGCATCGACACGAAGGCGAAGCCGAAGACCCCAACGGTGTCTCCGTTCTCCGATGTAAAGCCCAGCGACAAGTTCTACAAGGAGATCGCTTGGATGTACTCGAGTGGTCTGTCGACCGGGACGAAGCAGGCGAGCGGCAAGCCGCGTTACGAGGCTAAAGCGAACGTTTCTCGTTCGGCTATGGCGGCGTTCTTGTACCGCAAGGCGCACTAG
- a CDS encoding S-layer homology domain-containing protein, with protein sequence MSLPATVHEARSRWKLTAIVAVVALVLSMLSLTAGQQSIAHAEDGATRTISGVVSLPEGSSASLADVTAQATLDGAEGALEPVAVEEDGTYVISDLAPGAYRVEFKVSGDSAEVVAGQTFGATAEAPEGGLVDVADANRDDVDVTLAAVVVVADADADADAKAAASATSDEAVSEPSADETMERSRPAAELVTSADLNANLSGPLAFGTVPDDSAQPMAALSIQAPALDSKDNAAMAATAVGNRSISGKVSVAAGSLSGVHVYLENAETSVKGVRPGSDSRYLNYNSTSVPAAQRDTWNAATGVYTFKNLAPGRYRISMESWAASPVLVDQWYPKALSRDKAVAVDVRQVNASGINGTLPRGVALTGRISIPSGFDKAGAGFYAVNAKNERWALYWDRTAGTYESGAMPAGDYWLQIASYNINTGSMQFVKSGTQTKFTPAAGTTLTRNVTGVNPVSKITGKIAVTGGLPSDFERAANVYQKIDGVWFPLYYAYQNHSGTYLAVKLGPGQYSVEFTAKTGRDIAKGEWWNKKPSQAKANLITLDGAKSVSGVNGTLSTGSSGQVSPFKDVLSNHKFYNEIRWMYTSGTSTGTKVGNARYYKPKDSVSREAMAAFMFRMNAPANYKAPARSPFKDVPTNYKFYKEIAWMYTSGLSTGNKVAGGREYKPKDAVSRSAMAAFMYRQYAPAGNKKYYAYFADVNSNHKFYNEISWMKDSGISTGTRINGTAYYQPNDAVSREAMAAFLFRNALYR encoded by the coding sequence ATGTCCCTTCCTGCAACTGTGCATGAAGCAAGATCCCGGTGGAAACTCACCGCTATCGTTGCTGTCGTAGCGCTTGTCCTTTCGATGCTGAGTCTCACTGCTGGCCAGCAGTCGATTGCTCACGCCGAAGACGGCGCGACCCGCACCATTTCTGGTGTTGTAAGTCTTCCTGAAGGATCGTCGGCGTCGCTTGCTGACGTCACTGCTCAGGCCACGCTCGACGGTGCAGAGGGGGCACTCGAGCCGGTTGCAGTTGAAGAAGACGGTACCTACGTAATTTCCGATCTGGCGCCAGGCGCATACCGAGTTGAGTTCAAGGTTTCTGGGGACTCTGCTGAGGTCGTAGCCGGCCAGACTTTTGGTGCCACTGCTGAGGCGCCCGAGGGTGGGCTTGTTGATGTCGCCGATGCGAATCGTGACGATGTTGATGTGACGCTGGCTGCTGTTGTAGTTGTGGCTGATGCTGATGCTGATGCTGATGCTAAGGCTGCTGCTTCGGCTACGAGCGATGAGGCCGTGTCAGAGCCGAGTGCTGATGAGACAATGGAAAGGTCCCGTCCGGCGGCGGAACTTGTTACCTCAGCGGATCTTAACGCTAACCTGAGCGGTCCTCTTGCTTTTGGCACCGTCCCCGACGATAGTGCGCAGCCCATGGCCGCACTTTCCATCCAGGCGCCCGCGCTTGATTCGAAGGATAATGCGGCGATGGCAGCCACTGCAGTGGGTAATCGTTCCATTTCTGGAAAGGTAAGCGTGGCTGCAGGTTCACTTTCGGGAGTGCATGTGTACCTCGAGAACGCTGAGACCTCGGTTAAGGGGGTCCGCCCCGGAAGCGATAGCCGTTACCTGAATTACAACAGCACAAGTGTTCCTGCTGCGCAGCGTGACACCTGGAATGCGGCAACAGGGGTGTATACCTTCAAGAACCTAGCACCGGGTCGGTACCGAATTTCGATGGAAAGTTGGGCGGCAAGTCCCGTTCTTGTGGACCAGTGGTACCCCAAAGCGCTCTCGCGTGACAAGGCTGTTGCTGTCGACGTTCGACAGGTAAATGCTTCGGGAATTAACGGTACGCTTCCGCGTGGTGTTGCTTTGACCGGAAGAATCTCCATTCCCAGCGGCTTTGATAAGGCGGGGGCAGGCTTCTACGCGGTCAACGCCAAGAACGAGCGCTGGGCTTTGTACTGGGATAGAACAGCTGGCACGTATGAATCGGGTGCCATGCCTGCCGGAGACTACTGGTTGCAGATCGCCTCCTACAACATCAACACGGGCTCCATGCAGTTTGTGAAGTCCGGCACTCAGACTAAATTCACTCCGGCCGCTGGAACTACGCTGACTAGGAACGTAACAGGAGTCAACCCGGTCAGCAAGATTACTGGCAAGATTGCTGTAACCGGTGGCCTACCGAGTGACTTTGAGCGGGCCGCGAATGTTTATCAGAAGATTGATGGCGTCTGGTTCCCGCTGTACTACGCATACCAGAATCACAGCGGTACCTATCTCGCAGTAAAGCTTGGGCCGGGCCAGTACTCGGTTGAATTTACTGCGAAGACCGGGCGTGATATCGCCAAGGGCGAGTGGTGGAATAAGAAGCCGAGCCAGGCAAAAGCGAACCTTATAACGCTAGATGGAGCTAAGTCAGTTTCGGGAGTGAACGGTACTCTGAGCACCGGTAGCAGCGGGCAGGTTTCTCCATTCAAGGACGTGTTGTCGAACCACAAGTTCTACAACGAGATCCGTTGGATGTACACCTCGGGGACTTCCACCGGCACCAAGGTTGGAAACGCGCGTTACTACAAGCCGAAGGACAGTGTCTCTCGCGAGGCGATGGCGGCGTTTATGTTCCGCATGAACGCACCGGCGAACTACAAGGCTCCAGCAAGGTCGCCGTTCAAGGATGTTCCGACGAACTACAAGTTCTACAAAGAAATTGCTTGGATGTACACCTCGGGTCTTTCCACCGGTAATAAGGTGGCGGGTGGCCGTGAGTACAAGCCAAAGGACGCAGTGTCCCGCTCCGCAATGGCTGCGTTCATGTACCGTCAGTATGCGCCAGCCGGAAACAAGAAGTACTACGCATACTTCGCTGACGTGAACTCAAATCACAAGTTCTACAACGAAATCAGCTGGATGAAAGACAGCGGTATTTCGACGGGAACCCGGATTAACGGTACGGCCTACTACCAGCCCAATGACGCGGTTTCGCGTGAGGCAATGGCTGCATTCCTCTTCAGGAACGCGCTGTACCGCTAG
- the msrB gene encoding peptide-methionine (R)-S-oxide reductase MsrB, whose translation MSRQSGSGDYPVQRSDQEWREQLSAEEYAILRQAATERAGTGALLDEERAGLYSCRACGNELFIAGTKFDSGCGWPSFYESVRPEAVELLEDNSLGMTRTEVRCANCGSHLGHVFPDGFGTPTGNRYCMNSLALTFEVDEA comes from the coding sequence ATGAGCAGGCAATCAGGATCAGGCGACTACCCGGTTCAGCGCAGCGACCAGGAATGGCGCGAGCAGCTCAGCGCGGAAGAATACGCGATCCTGCGCCAAGCGGCCACCGAGCGGGCCGGCACGGGGGCCCTGCTTGATGAGGAACGCGCTGGCCTATATAGCTGCCGTGCCTGCGGTAACGAGCTTTTTATCGCTGGCACGAAGTTCGACTCCGGCTGCGGCTGGCCGAGCTTCTATGAGAGCGTGCGCCCGGAGGCAGTCGAACTCCTCGAAGACAACAGTCTCGGCATGACCAGAACCGAAGTGAGGTGCGCAAATTGCGGCTCACACCTCGGCCACGTCTTTCCCGACGGCTTCGGCACCCCCACCGGCAATCGCTACTGCATGAACTCCCTCGCACTGACGTTTGAGGTCGACGAAGCATGA
- a CDS encoding nitroreductase family protein, protein MTSPAFDALRARRSHSKVTDEAPSRAELEHLLTAMSSIADHSGLRPWRIIELRGDARRSLGEGLAKAAAKQETRSHKESDAEKHISKAMRAPLVLAIVVSPKPSHKVPLWEQEAVASGVAHSLGLLLHEAGWGSIWRTGPLTRTKAVRKAHGIKKPEYLLGWLYVGGIPDRDKTPKPRKPLDVTKHLSSL, encoded by the coding sequence ATGACCTCCCCCGCGTTTGACGCGCTTCGCGCCAGACGATCACACTCGAAGGTCACCGACGAGGCCCCAAGTCGAGCCGAACTCGAGCACCTCCTCACCGCAATGTCGAGTATTGCGGACCACTCCGGCCTGCGCCCCTGGCGCATCATCGAGTTGCGAGGTGACGCCCGCCGCAGCCTGGGCGAGGGGCTCGCAAAAGCCGCCGCAAAGCAGGAGACACGATCTCATAAGGAATCCGACGCGGAGAAGCACATCTCAAAAGCGATGCGGGCGCCATTGGTCCTCGCGATTGTTGTGAGCCCAAAACCTTCACACAAGGTTCCGCTCTGGGAACAGGAGGCGGTCGCGAGCGGGGTTGCTCACTCGCTTGGGCTGTTGCTGCACGAAGCCGGATGGGGATCCATCTGGCGTACTGGGCCGCTCACCCGCACGAAGGCAGTCCGCAAAGCACATGGAATCAAGAAGCCCGAGTATCTACTCGGTTGGCTCTACGTTGGCGGGATTCCAGATCGCGACAAAACGCCTAAGCCCCGCAAGCCTCTCGACGTGACGAAACACCTCAGTTCGCTGTAG
- a CDS encoding DMT family transporter, whose protein sequence is MDPTPLRIVGTALAVVAVAVAVGSNLGTLHYVWLVVFPFVIGVLVAGQSMANGIVRAAAQSAIASTFINFVVGTTILVVAAAVSVVVSGWPTNWPSSPWYYIGGIVGTIFIAVAAMLVRTAGVLLLSMSNVAGQLIAAVAFEAGIPLADGLTPGLIAGSAISLLAVVIAALPSRATAN, encoded by the coding sequence ATGGATCCTACGCCGCTTCGTATCGTTGGCACTGCCCTCGCGGTGGTCGCCGTTGCGGTAGCTGTCGGCTCAAATCTGGGCACTTTGCACTACGTCTGGCTGGTGGTGTTTCCGTTTGTGATCGGTGTGCTTGTCGCGGGGCAGTCCATGGCGAACGGAATTGTGCGTGCTGCAGCTCAGAGCGCAATCGCGTCGACGTTCATTAACTTCGTTGTTGGCACCACGATCCTCGTTGTAGCGGCCGCTGTTTCAGTTGTTGTATCGGGCTGGCCAACAAACTGGCCGAGCTCACCCTGGTACTACATCGGGGGAATCGTCGGCACAATCTTCATTGCCGTCGCGGCGATGCTGGTGCGTACTGCGGGAGTGCTGCTGCTGAGTATGTCGAACGTTGCCGGCCAATTGATCGCTGCTGTCGCGTTCGAAGCGGGGATCCCGCTTGCTGACGGACTCACCCCTGGATTGATTGCGGGATCCGCAATCTCCCTACTTGCCGTGGTGATTGCGGCGCTGCCATCACGCGCTACAGCGAACTGA
- a CDS encoding DsbA family protein: MANETNGRLTKNERRVQGREQARLAREQEKKREKRNRLFWQGGIVVGVLAILAIVAIVVTQSIQPPGPGPKNMASGGVVFGKDLKVVKGPRLESGETRKAPETDRSKLPLDVTVYADYMCPACGAFEQQNGEILQNFVGSGDVKLEVYPINFLDSSSLGSKYSTRAANLFSCVVDQQPDVAFQLHNRLLSKEVQPQEGTTGLTDDELLQQAKDAGAKLTDELKQCVKSQPYASFISANYKAVSEDGVQGLAKGARLLMPSSNTELQPADKPQRLVSTPTVIVNGQQWNPTRDGTLESYLLKVKGEIEQKSADSKTDTSADSKADAKKD; encoded by the coding sequence ATGGCAAATGAGACAAACGGTCGCTTGACTAAAAACGAGCGACGCGTACAGGGCCGCGAGCAGGCACGACTCGCTCGCGAGCAAGAAAAGAAGCGCGAAAAGCGCAATCGTCTATTTTGGCAGGGTGGGATCGTCGTTGGCGTGCTTGCAATCCTCGCCATTGTGGCGATTGTTGTGACTCAGTCGATACAGCCGCCCGGGCCCGGGCCCAAGAACATGGCTTCCGGTGGAGTCGTCTTTGGTAAGGATCTGAAAGTTGTGAAGGGTCCCCGCCTCGAGTCAGGCGAGACTCGCAAGGCACCCGAGACTGACCGCAGCAAGCTGCCACTCGACGTCACGGTCTACGCCGACTACATGTGCCCCGCCTGCGGTGCGTTTGAGCAGCAGAACGGTGAGATCCTCCAGAACTTCGTCGGCAGCGGCGACGTCAAGCTTGAGGTCTACCCGATTAACTTCCTGGACTCCTCGTCGCTTGGCAGTAAGTACTCCACTCGCGCAGCAAACCTCTTCAGCTGCGTGGTCGATCAGCAGCCAGACGTTGCCTTCCAGTTGCACAACCGTCTGCTGAGCAAAGAGGTGCAGCCTCAAGAGGGAACTACCGGACTGACTGACGACGAACTGCTCCAGCAGGCTAAGGACGCCGGTGCAAAGCTGACTGATGAGCTCAAGCAGTGCGTGAAGAGCCAGCCCTACGCCAGCTTCATCTCTGCCAACTATAAGGCTGTGAGTGAAGACGGTGTGCAGGGCCTCGCCAAGGGTGCGCGTCTGCTGATGCCGAGCAGCAACACTGAGCTGCAGCCCGCTGACAAGCCGCAGCGTCTCGTCAGCACACCGACCGTGATCGTCAATGGTCAGCAGTGGAACCCCACTCGCGACGGCACCCTGGAAAGCTACCTGCTGAAGGTTAAGGGTGAAATCGAGCAGAAGAGTGCCGATTCCAAGACCGACACGAGCGCCGATTCGAAAGCTGACGCGAAGAAGGACTAA